The following are encoded together in the Nocardioides sp. Arc9.136 genome:
- a CDS encoding carbon-nitrogen hydrolase family protein, producing the protein MRSPMRVALVQEAAGLDPDANRARLADLVPAGADLVVLPEAFARDFGEAGSDVGAYAEPVDGRFADEVDRVAAVRRTTVVAGMFETGPDAARPYNTLVVRGAAEAAYRKVHLYDSFGHRESDRLTAGPPAPVVVDVAGARVGLMTCYDLRFPELARLLVDEGAEVLVVPAAWVAGERKVDHWRTLVRARAIENTVYVVACGQPGPRYSGHSMVVDPLGDVLAEAGEGPELLTAELRPDVLEQARRTNPSLANRRL; encoded by the coding sequence GTGCGATCCCCGATGCGTGTGGCCCTCGTCCAGGAGGCGGCCGGCCTGGACCCCGACGCCAACCGTGCGCGGCTGGCCGACCTCGTGCCGGCCGGCGCGGACCTCGTCGTGCTCCCGGAGGCCTTCGCCCGCGACTTCGGCGAGGCCGGCTCGGACGTGGGTGCGTACGCCGAGCCGGTCGACGGACGCTTCGCCGACGAGGTCGACCGGGTCGCCGCGGTGCGCCGGACCACCGTCGTGGCCGGCATGTTCGAGACCGGCCCGGACGCGGCCCGGCCCTACAACACCCTCGTCGTCCGCGGGGCGGCCGAGGCGGCGTACCGCAAGGTCCACCTCTACGACTCCTTCGGCCATCGCGAGTCCGACCGGCTGACCGCCGGCCCGCCGGCACCGGTGGTCGTCGACGTCGCGGGCGCCCGCGTCGGCCTGATGACCTGCTACGACCTGCGCTTCCCCGAGCTCGCGCGCCTGCTCGTCGACGAGGGTGCCGAGGTGCTGGTGGTACCGGCGGCGTGGGTGGCGGGGGAGCGGAAGGTCGACCACTGGCGCACGCTGGTCCGTGCCCGGGCGATCGAGAACACCGTGTACGTCGTGGCCTGCGGCCAGCCCGGTCCGCGCTACAGCGGCCACTCCATGGTGGTCGACCCGCTCGGCGACGTGCTGGCCGAGGCGGGCGAGGGGCCCGAGCTGCTGACCGCGGAGCTGCGTCCCGACGTGCTCGAGCAGGCCCGGCGCACCAACCCCTCGTTGGCCAACCGCCGTCTGTAA
- a CDS encoding molybdenum cofactor guanylyltransferase, whose product MLESFCAVVLAGGRAARLGGADKASVELAGRTLLAHALDAVVDAAEVVVVGDPVPTERPVTFTREDPRYGGPVAALLTGRDALLRRTPTLAVLAVDMPHVTPRTIRRLHEAAQGRDGAALVDPDGRRQLALVLDVARLDAVRPGREEQHGAALHRLLEPLDLAAVPTEGREHRDLDTWADLRELREQGDDDAP is encoded by the coding sequence GTGCTGGAGAGCTTCTGCGCGGTCGTGCTGGCCGGGGGCCGCGCCGCCCGCCTCGGCGGGGCCGACAAGGCGTCGGTCGAGCTCGCCGGCCGCACCCTCCTCGCGCACGCCCTCGACGCGGTCGTCGACGCCGCGGAGGTCGTCGTGGTGGGCGACCCGGTGCCGACCGAGCGGCCGGTGACGTTCACCCGGGAGGACCCGCGGTACGGCGGGCCGGTGGCCGCCCTGCTCACCGGCCGCGACGCGCTGCTGCGGCGCACGCCCACGCTGGCGGTGCTGGCGGTGGACATGCCGCACGTGACCCCCCGGACGATCCGCCGGCTGCACGAGGCGGCGCAGGGCCGTGACGGCGCGGCGCTCGTGGACCCCGACGGCCGCCGGCAGCTCGCGCTGGTCCTCGACGTGGCCCGGCTCGACGCGGTACGACCCGGCCGTGAGGAGCAGCACGGCGCCGCCCTGCACCGGCTGCTCGAGCCGCTGGACCTCGCCGCCGTCCCGACCGAGGGCCGCGAGCACCGTGACCTCGACACCTGGGCCGACCTGCGCGAGCTGCGCGAGCAGGGGGACGACGACGCGCCCTGA
- a CDS encoding LuxR family transcriptional regulator, with translation MDEYDSQDRQLFETVAAPLYEEMLTEAGLAPDDPRLATDETLRRALDLLVELGLVRHDAESDRWLPEDPTSTVARVVSPLGREGARLLQESAAWSSTLASLGQAWRRTPQATEVGPFTYLRAEAIGPFLAGLVAECQEEALTAQPQTGRDLQLSAGITQRDSALLERGARIRTLYQHSARRSSATREYVAAVTARGAEVRTLDEFFNRMIVIDRRVAVIPSGDDLSVALAVREPSVVSYLVDVFERSWERGRPFTSRSATMLKDIAAEQRAMTLRMLIEGHPDPVSAKRLGVSPRTYAGYVADLKSEFEAETRFQLGYTIGQRGISGEE, from the coding sequence GTGGACGAGTACGACTCGCAGGACCGGCAGCTGTTCGAGACCGTCGCCGCGCCGCTGTACGAGGAGATGCTGACCGAGGCCGGGCTGGCGCCCGACGACCCCCGGCTCGCCACGGACGAGACGCTCCGCCGTGCGCTCGACCTCCTCGTCGAGCTGGGCCTGGTCCGTCACGACGCGGAGTCCGACCGGTGGCTGCCCGAGGACCCCACCAGCACGGTCGCGCGCGTGGTCTCCCCCCTGGGTCGCGAGGGCGCGCGCCTGCTCCAGGAGTCGGCCGCCTGGTCCTCGACGCTGGCCAGCCTGGGGCAGGCCTGGCGACGTACGCCGCAGGCCACGGAGGTCGGGCCGTTCACCTACCTGCGCGCCGAGGCCATCGGGCCGTTCCTCGCCGGCCTGGTCGCGGAGTGCCAGGAGGAGGCGCTCACCGCGCAGCCGCAGACCGGCCGCGACCTGCAGCTCTCGGCCGGCATCACCCAGCGCGACAGCGCCCTGCTCGAGCGCGGCGCCCGGATCCGCACGCTCTACCAGCACAGCGCCCGGCGCAGCAGCGCCACCCGCGAGTACGTCGCCGCGGTGACGGCCCGCGGTGCCGAGGTCCGCACGCTCGACGAGTTCTTCAACCGGATGATCGTCATCGACCGGCGGGTCGCGGTCATCCCCAGCGGCGACGACCTCAGCGTCGCGCTCGCCGTGCGCGAGCCGTCGGTGGTCTCCTACCTCGTCGACGTCTTCGAGCGCTCGTGGGAGCGGGGCCGGCCCTTCACCAGCCGCAGCGCGACGATGCTCAAGGACATCGCCGCCGAGCAGCGCGCGATGACCCTGCGGATGCTCATCGAGGGCCATCCCGACCCTGTCTCGGCCAAGCGGCTCGGCGTCAGCCCCCGCACCTACGCGGGGTACGTCGCCGACCTCAAGAGCGAGTTCGAGGCGGAGACGCGCTTCCAGCTCGGCTACACGATCGGCCAGCGCGGCATCTCCGGCGAGGAGTGA
- a CDS encoding biotin/lipoyl-binding carrier protein: MAREQVSEIVAEMVANVMTVTVEPGAAVAPGDTVALLESMKMEIPVVVEHAGTVRAVKVAPGDVVQEGDVLLEIVS, translated from the coding sequence ATGGCCCGCGAACAGGTGAGCGAGATCGTCGCGGAGATGGTCGCCAACGTCATGACCGTGACCGTCGAGCCCGGCGCCGCGGTCGCCCCCGGCGACACCGTCGCGCTGCTGGAGTCGATGAAGATGGAGATCCCCGTCGTCGTCGAGCACGCCGGCACCGTCCGCGCCGTCAAGGTCGCGCCGGGCGACGTCGTCCAGGAGGGCGACGTGCTGCTCGAGATCGTCTCCTAG
- a CDS encoding DUF6457 domain-containing protein: protein MNLHDWIDELSDVLDVEEEMDEGLVLDLARVVAHAVERPAAPVTSYLLGYAAGAAGASPEEVERLAAKAQRLAESWDRPAGAADPDDVADEVPDDRAVDHSGDTLD, encoded by the coding sequence GTGAACCTCCACGACTGGATCGACGAGCTCAGCGACGTCCTCGACGTCGAGGAGGAGATGGACGAGGGGCTCGTCCTCGACCTCGCCCGCGTCGTCGCCCACGCGGTCGAGAGGCCGGCGGCGCCGGTGACCTCCTACCTCCTCGGGTACGCCGCCGGGGCGGCCGGTGCGAGCCCCGAGGAGGTCGAGCGGCTGGCCGCGAAGGCCCAGCGGCTCGCCGAGTCGTGGGACCGGCCGGCCGGTGCCGCGGACCCCGACGACGTGGCCGACGAGGTGCCCGACGACCGCGCCGTCGACCACAGCGGCGACACCCTCGACTGA